The proteins below are encoded in one region of Sideroxydans lithotrophicus ES-1:
- a CDS encoding VOC family protein yields MDNTGKSASNIAHKITPHLWFDKEAKEAAEFYVAAFGGDSAVTSQTPLSDTPSGDVEVVSFRLLGHEFMSISAGPLFKFNPSISFMVNFDPSQRTDAKPALNALWGKLADGGTALMPLDKYPFSERYGWIQDEYGVSWQLILTNPAGEVRPNIIPSLLFTGGMCGKAEEAMKFYTGIFENSKQGMVARYGPGMAPDKEGTVMFEDYMLRGQWFASMDSAHKHDFSFNEAVSLMVNCDTQAEIDYFWEKLSVVPQAEACGWLKDKFGVSWQVVPSQMGELMGGSAEQRARVTQAFLKMKKFDIAALQRAAAGS; encoded by the coding sequence ATGGATAACACCGGAAAGTCAGCATCCAATATCGCGCACAAAATCACGCCCCATCTATGGTTCGACAAGGAGGCGAAGGAAGCGGCCGAATTCTATGTCGCCGCATTCGGCGGCGATTCCGCCGTGACCAGCCAGACACCGCTTTCCGATACGCCATCGGGCGATGTCGAGGTAGTGTCGTTCCGGTTGCTCGGCCATGAGTTCATGTCGATCAGCGCCGGTCCGCTTTTCAAGTTCAATCCTTCGATCTCGTTCATGGTCAACTTCGACCCCTCGCAGCGCACGGATGCGAAACCGGCGCTGAACGCGCTGTGGGGAAAACTCGCCGATGGCGGAACGGCGCTCATGCCGCTCGACAAGTACCCGTTCAGCGAACGTTACGGCTGGATCCAGGACGAGTACGGCGTTTCCTGGCAGCTGATCCTCACCAACCCCGCAGGCGAAGTGCGTCCGAACATCATCCCGTCGCTGCTGTTCACCGGGGGCATGTGCGGGAAAGCCGAAGAGGCGATGAAGTTCTACACCGGCATTTTCGAAAACTCGAAGCAAGGCATGGTCGCGCGCTACGGTCCCGGCATGGCTCCGGACAAGGAAGGTACGGTGATGTTCGAAGACTACATGCTGCGCGGGCAGTGGTTCGCCTCCATGGATTCGGCGCACAAGCACGACTTCTCTTTCAACGAAGCCGTCTCGCTCATGGTCAATTGCGACACGCAGGCCGAGATCGACTACTTCTGGGAAAAACTTTCGGTCGTGCCCCAGGCCGAAGCCTGCGGCTGGCTCAAGGACAAATTCGGCGTGTCATGGCAGGTCGTTCCGTCGCAAATGGGCGAACTGATGGGAGGCTCTGCGGAACAACGTGCACGCGTGACACAAGCGTTCCTCAAGATGAAGAAGTTCGACATTGCCGCCTTGCAGCGCGCCGCGGCTGGAAGCTGA
- a CDS encoding dihydrofolate reductase family protein, producing the protein MRKIITTTFVTLDGVMQAPGGPDEDKDGGFSYGGWSFGGYWDDVMGGIMQGFMERPFELLLGRRTYDIFAGYWPTATTDEAIAKPFNSTRKYVVSHKQMELSWHNSALITGDVIGELRKLKQMDAPDLWVHGSGKLIQTLLANGLIDLMHVWIFPVTLGPGKRLFAEGTRPEGFKVVDTKVATSGVIIATYQPTGTIKLGSFV; encoded by the coding sequence ATGAGAAAAATCATAACAACCACATTCGTCACGCTCGATGGAGTGATGCAGGCGCCGGGCGGCCCGGACGAGGATAAAGACGGCGGTTTCAGTTACGGTGGGTGGTCGTTCGGCGGCTACTGGGACGATGTGATGGGCGGCATCATGCAAGGTTTCATGGAGCGTCCATTCGAGCTCCTGCTGGGCCGACGCACCTACGACATTTTCGCCGGATATTGGCCGACAGCGACAACAGACGAGGCCATCGCTAAACCCTTCAACAGCACCAGGAAATACGTCGTTTCCCACAAGCAGATGGAACTGTCCTGGCACAACTCTGCGTTGATCACCGGAGACGTGATCGGCGAACTCAGAAAACTGAAGCAAATGGATGCACCGGATCTGTGGGTGCATGGCAGCGGCAAGCTCATTCAGACACTGCTCGCGAACGGGCTTATCGATTTGATGCATGTGTGGATTTTCCCAGTGACACTGGGGCCAGGCAAACGACTCTTCGCCGAGGGCACGCGTCCCGAAGGATTCAAGGTCGTTGACACAAAAGTTGCCACGAGCGGCGTCATCATCGCGACCTACCAACCCACCGGCACGATCAAGCTGGGTTCGTTCGTCTGA
- a CDS encoding VOC family protein, whose protein sequence is MAHVSTYLNFPCTTEEAFNFYRSVFGTEFAAPIARFKDIPPQPGQPPLSEADGKLVMHVALPILGGHVLMGTDAPGSMGFKLNQGNNVYINLEPDTRSETRRLFELLSHGGKVEMPLQDMFWGAYFGNLTDRFGVQWMFNCNEKN, encoded by the coding sequence ATGGCACATGTAAGCACTTACCTGAACTTTCCCTGCACTACCGAGGAAGCGTTCAATTTTTACAGATCCGTTTTCGGCACCGAATTTGCTGCCCCGATCGCGCGCTTCAAGGATATTCCGCCGCAACCCGGACAACCACCCCTGAGCGAGGCCGACGGCAAGCTGGTCATGCACGTCGCGCTGCCGATACTGGGCGGGCATGTGCTGATGGGCACCGATGCGCCGGGCAGCATGGGTTTCAAGCTCAACCAGGGCAACAACGTGTACATCAACCTGGAACCGGATACACGCAGCGAAACCAGACGTCTGTTCGAATTGCTGTCGCATGGCGGCAAGGTGGAGATGCCCCTGCAGGACATGTTCTGGGGCGCTTACTTCGGCAACCTCACCGACAGATTCGGCGTCCAGTGGATGTTCAACTGCAACGAAAAGAACTGA
- a CDS encoding VOC family protein, whose protein sequence is MKNNPVNWFEIYVQDMVRAKRFYETVFQRKLENIENPELEMWSFPMQTDRFGAGGSLVRMEGMPSGGNSTIIYFICEDCAVEASRIEKAGGRIFKDKMSIGQYGFIALAYDTEGNMIGLHSMQ, encoded by the coding sequence ATGAAGAACAATCCCGTCAACTGGTTCGAGATCTATGTGCAGGATATGGTGCGTGCAAAACGGTTTTACGAGACCGTGTTCCAGCGCAAGCTGGAAAATATCGAGAACCCCGAGCTGGAAATGTGGAGCTTCCCGATGCAAACGGACCGTTTCGGCGCCGGCGGATCGCTGGTCAGGATGGAGGGCATGCCGTCTGGCGGCAACAGCACGATCATCTATTTCATCTGCGAGGATTGCGCGGTGGAAGCGTCGCGTATTGAAAAGGCCGGCGGCCGCATCTTCAAGGACAAGATGTCCATCGGGCAATACGGCTTCATTGCACTGGCGTACGACACCGAGGGCAACATGATCGGGCTGCACTCGATGCAATAG
- a CDS encoding DUF924 family protein, whose translation MQDYQAVLEYWFGDGSDAARRQRELWFAGSARVDAKVRERFLPEVERAERGELDHWRKTPDACLALIVVLDQFPLMTFRGEARGYRDGDLALPAARHLVEHGFDAGYTPSERLFAYLPFEHSEDLADQERALELFGKIRDLPGMAMAYDYAVKHWEVVKRFGRFPHRNDALGRTSTPQEIEFLKQPGSRFGG comes from the coding sequence ATGCAAGACTATCAGGCGGTTCTGGAATATTGGTTCGGCGATGGCAGCGATGCCGCGCGCCGGCAGCGCGAGCTTTGGTTCGCCGGCAGTGCGCGTGTCGACGCGAAAGTGCGCGAGCGCTTCCTGCCGGAGGTGGAACGTGCCGAACGCGGGGAACTCGACCACTGGCGGAAAACGCCCGACGCCTGCCTGGCGTTGATCGTCGTGCTCGACCAGTTTCCGCTGATGACCTTCCGCGGCGAAGCGCGCGGCTACCGGGATGGTGACCTCGCGCTGCCGGCGGCACGCCATCTGGTTGAACATGGATTCGATGCGGGCTACACGCCGAGTGAACGACTATTCGCCTATCTGCCCTTCGAGCACAGCGAAGACCTTGCCGACCAGGAACGGGCGCTGGAGCTGTTCGGCAAGATCCGCGATCTGCCGGGGATGGCCATGGCCTACGACTACGCCGTCAAGCACTGGGAGGTCGTCAAGCGTTTCGGCCGTTTTCCCCATCGCAACGACGCACTCGGCCGCACTTCGACGCCTCAGGAGATCGAGTTCCTGAAGCAACCCGGTTCCCGATTCGGAGGCTGA
- a CDS encoding B12-binding domain-containing radical SAM protein, translating into MSAIVLTTLNARYIHASLGLRYLAANMGELEQDTEIMEFILQNRPEEIVEALLAAQPRIIGFGVYIWNVTEITRVVALLKRVAPQITVVLGGPEVSYECDEQEVVRLADHVITGWGDISFARLCRELFQQRPQAQKIIAGIQPKLSEIKLPYALYSDHDIAHRTLYVEASRGCPFKCEFCLSSLDKTSLAFDLDRFLDEMDKLYQRGARLFKFVDRTFNLNIKTGVRILEFFLERLDDKLFVHFEVIPDHLPEQLKALIVKFPVGSLQFEVGIQTFNPEVQALISRKQDTAKTEENLRWLQQESHAHVHVDLIIGLPGEDVASIADGFDRLIALKQQEIQAGVLKRLRGTPIIRHTEAYAMRYTPYPPYTILATDRIDFPTMQRLVRFARYWDLVGNSQRFPKALELLLDESPFARFLTFSDWLYATAHQTHQIPLHRLFDLLFTGLTTALAVPIEKARAALEQDFIQSGCKEMPPFMKTEKDLPRKSKAGNLAKRQARLLAE; encoded by the coding sequence ATGTCCGCCATCGTCCTCACCACCCTCAACGCGCGCTACATCCATGCCTCGCTGGGCTTGCGCTATCTCGCCGCCAACATGGGCGAGCTGGAACAAGACACCGAGATCATGGAGTTCATCCTGCAGAACCGGCCCGAGGAGATCGTCGAGGCTTTGCTGGCGGCGCAGCCGCGCATCATCGGTTTCGGTGTTTACATCTGGAACGTTACCGAGATCACCCGCGTGGTCGCGTTGCTCAAACGCGTCGCCCCGCAGATCACCGTGGTGCTGGGCGGGCCTGAAGTCAGTTACGAATGCGATGAGCAGGAGGTCGTGCGCCTGGCCGATCACGTGATCACCGGCTGGGGAGACATCAGCTTTGCCAGACTTTGCCGCGAACTTTTTCAGCAGCGGCCGCAGGCGCAGAAGATCATTGCCGGCATCCAGCCGAAATTGTCCGAGATCAAACTGCCCTATGCGCTTTACTCGGACCACGACATCGCACACCGCACGCTGTATGTGGAAGCTTCGCGTGGTTGCCCGTTCAAATGCGAATTCTGCCTCTCGTCGTTGGACAAGACGTCCTTGGCCTTCGATCTTGACCGCTTCCTCGATGAGATGGACAAGCTCTATCAGCGCGGCGCGCGCCTGTTCAAATTCGTCGACCGCACCTTTAACCTCAACATCAAGACCGGCGTACGCATCCTGGAATTCTTCCTCGAACGCCTTGACGATAAACTGTTCGTGCACTTCGAAGTCATCCCCGACCACCTGCCGGAGCAACTGAAAGCGCTGATCGTCAAATTCCCTGTCGGCTCGCTGCAATTCGAGGTGGGCATCCAGACCTTCAACCCGGAAGTGCAGGCACTGATCTCGCGCAAACAGGACACGGCAAAGACAGAAGAGAACCTGCGCTGGCTGCAGCAGGAAAGCCACGCGCACGTCCACGTCGACCTCATCATCGGCCTGCCCGGCGAAGATGTGGCGAGCATCGCTGATGGCTTCGACCGACTGATCGCGCTGAAGCAGCAGGAGATCCAGGCCGGCGTGCTCAAGCGCCTGCGCGGCACGCCCATCATCCGCCATACCGAGGCGTACGCCATGCGCTACACCCCGTACCCGCCCTACACCATACTCGCCACCGACCGCATCGACTTTCCCACCATGCAAAGACTGGTGCGCTTTGCCCGCTACTGGGATCTGGTAGGCAACTCCCAGCGTTTTCCGAAGGCGCTGGAACTATTGTTGGATGAAAGTCCGTTTGCACGCTTCCTGACTTTCTCTGACTGGCTCTATGCCACCGCGCACCAGACTCATCAGATTCCACTGCACCGTCTGTTCGATCTGCTTTTCACCGGGCTGACTACAGCTCTTGCAGTGCCGATAGAAAAGGCCCGCGCAGCGCTGGAGCAGGATTTTATTCAGTCAGGCTGCAAGGAGATGCCGCCGTTCATGAAAACAGAAAAGGATTTGCCCCGCAAAAGCAAGGCTGGGAATCTGGCAAAACGACAGGCACGGCTTCTGGCGGAATAA
- a CDS encoding histone H1-like repetitive region-containing protein, producing the protein MSTSNKSTTKKAATKKPAAKKTAAKKPAAKKTAAKKPAAKKTAAKKPAAKKAAAKKPAAKKVAAKKPAAKKVAAKKPAAKKVAAKKPAAKKVAAKKPAAKKAVAGRIVAGSLGIVGPWPPKTK; encoded by the coding sequence ATGTCCACATCTAATAAATCGACGACAAAGAAAGCTGCAACGAAAAAACCAGCTGCCAAAAAAACCGCAGCGAAGAAGCCAGCTGCCAAAAAAACCGCAGCGAAGAAGCCAGCTGCCAAAAAAACCGCAGCGAAGAAGCCAGCTGCTAAGAAAGCCGCAGCGAAGAAGCCAGCTGCTAAGAAAGTCGCAGCGAAGAAGCCAGCTGCTAAGAAAGTCGCAGCGAAGAAGCCAGCTGCTAAGAAAGTCGCAGCGAAGAAGCCAGCTGCTAAGAAAGTCGCAGCGAAGAAGCCAGCTGCCAAAAAAGCGGTCGCAGGAAGAATTGTTGCCGGATCACTTGGAATCGTTGGTCCATGGCCACCAAAGACAAAGTAG
- a CDS encoding transposase: protein MGKERRAVNPERVRQRFNREFKLEAVRLLELGEKPATQLAMELGIPRNRLYKWQKELSTKGPEAFQGTGRKPLEQQSEVARLKAELKRVTEERDILKKAAAYFAKELG, encoded by the coding sequence ATGGGCAAGGAACGAAGAGCAGTCAATCCTGAGCGAGTGCGTCAGCGTTTCAACCGGGAATTCAAACTGGAAGCGGTACGGTTGCTGGAACTGGGCGAGAAGCCGGCAACGCAACTGGCGATGGAACTGGGCATTCCCCGCAACCGGCTCTACAAATGGCAGAAGGAACTGAGCACCAAAGGGCCGGAAGCGTTTCAGGGAACAGGACGCAAACCCTTGGAACAGCAAAGCGAAGTGGCCCGGCTCAAAGCGGAACTGAAGCGTGTCACGGAAGAGCGGGACATCCTAAAAAAGGCCGCAGCGTACTTTGCCAAGGAACTCGGGTGA
- a CDS encoding IS3 family transposase, with the protein MKYAFIQKYENEYRVSSLCRVMQVSRSGYYTWRDRPAKSDAPQNELLSQIRRVHMQSRQAYGAKKTWLALKSRGVTCGKHSVARLRKQAGIEARRKRRFRITVENHATAPAAPNLVQQQFRVDHPNRIWVGDMTYIRTRQGWLYLAILLDLYSRRVVGWSMSDRPDLALILNALDMALEQRQPRAGLIHHTDQGPIYAARKYRERMAAHGIQPSMSAKGNAYDNAVAESFFGNLKNEVIHHIDFESRDTARAAVFDYIELFYNRSRMHQSLGYVSPVEFERSMCVA; encoded by the coding sequence GTGAAGTACGCCTTCATACAGAAATACGAGAACGAGTACCGGGTCAGCAGCCTGTGCCGCGTGATGCAGGTATCGCGCAGCGGCTACTACACATGGCGTGATCGACCTGCAAAGAGCGATGCGCCGCAGAATGAGTTGCTGTCGCAGATACGCCGTGTGCATATGCAATCGCGGCAAGCCTACGGGGCGAAGAAGACCTGGCTTGCGCTGAAGTCGCGAGGCGTTACCTGCGGCAAACATAGTGTGGCGCGGTTGCGCAAACAGGCGGGGATAGAAGCAAGGCGCAAACGCCGCTTCCGGATAACGGTTGAGAACCATGCCACCGCTCCGGCAGCACCCAACCTGGTGCAACAGCAGTTCCGGGTGGATCACCCGAATCGCATCTGGGTGGGCGACATGACCTACATTCGCACTCGTCAGGGATGGTTGTACCTGGCCATATTGCTGGATCTGTACTCGCGGAGGGTGGTCGGCTGGTCAATGAGCGACCGACCTGACTTGGCCTTGATCTTGAACGCGCTCGACATGGCGCTGGAGCAACGCCAACCGCGTGCGGGATTGATCCACCACACCGATCAGGGGCCGATCTATGCGGCACGGAAATATCGTGAGAGGATGGCGGCGCACGGCATCCAGCCCAGCATGAGCGCCAAGGGCAATGCGTACGATAACGCGGTGGCGGAAAGCTTCTTCGGCAACCTGAAGAACGAAGTGATCCACCATATCGACTTCGAGAGCCGTGATACAGCCAGGGCGGCTGTATTTGATTACATCGAGCTGTTCTATAACCGTAGCCGGATGCACCAGTCGCTAGGTTATGTCAGTCCGGTAGAGTTCGAGCGAAGCATGTGTGTCGCTTGA
- a CDS encoding DNA-3-methyladenine glycosylase I, translating to MKQAKELCRCHWVDLDKPDYVDYHDKEWGVPVHDDQLLFEFLTLEAAQAGLSWYTVLRKRENYRALFDGFDPHRVARYGDQKVERLLGDAGIIRNRAKILAAINNAQRFLEVQKEFGSFDAYIWRFVGGKPIVNKIRTPADYRATSPESDAMSKDLVRRGFKFVGSTICYAHMQATGMVNDHAMDCFRRKEIIAISKPS from the coding sequence ATGAAACAAGCAAAAGAACTTTGCCGTTGCCATTGGGTCGATCTGGACAAGCCCGATTACGTCGATTATCACGACAAGGAATGGGGCGTGCCCGTGCACGACGACCAGCTCCTGTTCGAATTCCTTACGCTGGAAGCCGCCCAGGCCGGGCTGAGCTGGTACACCGTGCTGCGCAAGCGGGAGAACTACCGCGCCTTGTTCGACGGTTTCGATCCGCACAGGGTCGCAAGATACGGCGACCAGAAAGTCGAAAGACTTTTGGGCGATGCCGGAATCATCCGCAACCGCGCCAAGATCCTCGCAGCGATCAATAACGCGCAGCGGTTCCTGGAAGTGCAAAAAGAATTCGGCAGCTTCGATGCCTACATCTGGCGGTTCGTCGGCGGCAAGCCCATCGTGAACAAGATACGCACGCCAGCGGACTACAGGGCGACCAGCCCGGAATCCGATGCCATGAGCAAAGACCTTGTCCGGCGCGGTTTCAAGTTCGTGGGCTCAACCATTTGCTACGCGCACATGCAGGCCACGGGCATGGTGAACGACCATGCGATGGACTGCTTTCGCAGGAAAGAGATAATCGCAATTTCAAAACCATCATAG
- a CDS encoding HDOD domain-containing protein: protein MHNDTPPEFDQLVKAIENNELVLPSMPEWAVKIQKLLDDADASSSQIVNVISGDPAFAAQLIRMANSAVYADKPKVDTVNGALSRLGHKLLRTLVMKITMTRLANANHPVLRKRLAEFTENSRNVAAISYVLAWQRKYLNPDQAMLAGMVHNIGILPICMYMDKNISRADERGCDLIVNRFRGKIGEMLLKAWSFPDELVAVPVALENLQRETGAKQADYADVVTVANLLSQPSSGTVAWDSVFALQRLAMSPEECAQFHERFGNQVRTTRELLSGD from the coding sequence ATGCACAACGACACTCCACCTGAATTTGACCAGCTCGTCAAAGCCATCGAAAACAACGAACTCGTGCTGCCCTCCATGCCGGAATGGGCGGTCAAGATACAGAAACTGCTTGACGATGCCGATGCTTCTTCCAGCCAGATCGTGAATGTCATCTCCGGCGATCCCGCGTTCGCGGCGCAGCTGATCCGGATGGCAAACAGCGCGGTCTACGCCGACAAGCCCAAGGTCGATACGGTCAATGGCGCACTCAGCCGGTTGGGTCACAAGCTGCTACGCACGCTGGTCATGAAGATCACGATGACGCGACTTGCAAATGCCAACCATCCGGTCTTGCGCAAGCGCCTGGCCGAGTTCACGGAGAACAGCCGCAATGTCGCCGCCATCAGTTACGTGCTCGCTTGGCAACGCAAATACCTCAACCCGGACCAGGCGATGCTCGCAGGGATGGTGCACAACATCGGCATCCTGCCCATCTGCATGTACATGGACAAGAATATCTCCAGGGCGGATGAGCGGGGTTGCGACCTGATCGTGAACAGGTTCCGCGGCAAGATAGGCGAGATGTTGCTGAAGGCATGGTCGTTCCCGGACGAGCTGGTTGCAGTGCCTGTTGCGCTGGAGAACCTGCAACGCGAAACCGGGGCGAAGCAGGCAGATTACGCGGATGTTGTCACGGTAGCCAATCTGTTGAGCCAGCCATCCTCCGGGACTGTTGCCTGGGACAGCGTCTTTGCACTGCAACGCCTGGCTATGAGCCCCGAAGAATGCGCGCAATTTCACGAACGCTTCGGCAACCAGGTGCGGACTACGCGCGAACTGCTTTCGGGCGATTAG
- a CDS encoding bacteriohemerythrin, producing MDINITPSEIFPWNDNFRTGIPVIDEQHRKLVELLNKLAGHLAYGVDKPQLNKVFDELADYAQYHFKTEESIWNKYLRADDLLNEHVKTHQEFIAEVLKLRGKQDLLASEQVIEEIVIFLTHWLAFHILETDKHMAKIVLSVQLGLSLEEAKDKARVEMSGALRVLIETILGMYDTLSSRTLQLMREIAERQRAEDRLRLSKMVIDSTLEAIFITDERGKVIDTNPSFCQAVKMGHDRIIGKDVRQLKPGLFSPSKSDEIWRTATENGHWAGETVGRDADGNIEGAWLALSAVKDSQGAITHYVGVVSSITHLVERQHVLEVEANHDALTGLPNRRLLQDRLEQALTRSKRGGRMLAVCYLDLDGFKQVNDTLGHDAGDDVLRLIAGRLVKVLRGEDTVVRLGGDEFVLLLGDLDGEENVVQLLTRLLQDIAQPMSIHGSRAQVTASIGVTFYPRDHSEPEVLLKHADEAMLAAKREGKSRFHFIR from the coding sequence ATGGACATAAATATCACTCCTTCCGAAATCTTCCCCTGGAATGACAATTTTCGGACGGGCATCCCCGTCATTGACGAGCAGCACCGCAAGCTTGTCGAGCTGTTGAACAAACTTGCCGGCCATCTGGCTTACGGCGTCGACAAGCCTCAATTGAACAAGGTATTCGATGAGTTGGCCGACTATGCGCAATATCACTTCAAGACCGAGGAGAGCATCTGGAACAAATATCTTCGGGCAGACGATCTATTGAACGAACATGTCAAGACACATCAGGAATTCATTGCGGAAGTACTCAAGCTCAGGGGCAAACAGGATTTGCTGGCGTCCGAGCAGGTGATCGAGGAGATCGTGATCTTCCTTACGCACTGGCTGGCTTTCCATATCCTCGAGACAGACAAGCATATGGCGAAGATCGTGCTTTCCGTCCAGCTTGGCCTGTCCCTGGAAGAGGCCAAAGATAAAGCCCGTGTGGAAATGAGCGGCGCATTGCGGGTGCTGATCGAAACGATCCTCGGCATGTACGACACCTTGTCATCGCGGACGTTGCAACTCATGCGCGAAATCGCCGAGCGCCAGCGGGCCGAAGACAGATTGAGATTATCGAAAATGGTCATCGATAGCACGCTGGAGGCGATATTCATCACCGATGAGCGCGGGAAGGTCATCGATACCAATCCTTCGTTCTGCCAGGCAGTGAAGATGGGGCACGATCGGATCATCGGTAAAGATGTCCGGCAATTGAAGCCGGGATTGTTCAGCCCGAGCAAGTCCGATGAGATATGGAGAACGGCGACCGAGAACGGCCACTGGGCAGGAGAGACGGTGGGGCGGGATGCCGATGGAAACATCGAAGGCGCATGGCTGGCACTCTCAGCGGTCAAGGATAGCCAGGGTGCCATCACTCATTACGTCGGGGTGGTATCGTCCATCACCCATCTGGTGGAACGCCAGCACGTTCTGGAAGTGGAGGCCAATCACGATGCGCTGACCGGCTTGCCCAATCGCCGGCTGTTGCAGGACAGGCTCGAACAGGCACTTACACGCAGCAAACGGGGTGGCCGCATGCTGGCAGTGTGCTACCTCGACCTGGATGGGTTCAAGCAGGTCAACGATACGCTCGGGCATGATGCCGGGGACGACGTGCTGCGACTCATTGCCGGAAGACTGGTCAAAGTCTTGCGCGGCGAGGACACCGTGGTGCGCCTGGGCGGGGATGAATTCGTCTTGCTGCTGGGCGATCTCGATGGCGAAGAGAATGTCGTGCAGCTGCTGACCAGGCTGCTGCAGGACATCGCGCAACCGATGTCGATACACGGGAGCCGGGCACAAGTGACCGCCAGCATCGGGGTGACGTTCTATCCGCGCGATCATAGTGAACCGGAAGTATTGCTGAAGCATGCCGATGAGGCGATGCTGGCCGCAAAAAGGGAAGGGAAGTCGCGTTTCCATTTCATCAGGTGA
- a CDS encoding DUF3014 domain-containing protein: MNKKLLFAIATLILLGGIYAAYQYWQNSHPAPETKQAQLPPPPPAAPPEPPARQVIETPPAAPPLPKLEQSDSFALDAISGLVANGSLMKLIHAQRLINNIVATIDNLPQQRVPANIMPFDPPSGHFVVTSSGADLTINSRNANRYASYVSLAGAVDAKQLVELYVRLYPLFQQSYEELGYPKRYFNDRLIEAIDDLLDTPDVKEPIQLVQPKYFYLYADPDLEASSIGQKIMIRLGSKNRKIVKNKLLEIKQELSQHMQDIKAGKAD, from the coding sequence ATGAATAAGAAATTGTTGTTTGCGATCGCCACACTGATCTTGCTGGGAGGCATTTATGCTGCTTACCAGTATTGGCAAAACAGCCATCCCGCGCCCGAGACGAAACAAGCACAGCTTCCTCCTCCGCCTCCGGCAGCGCCGCCGGAACCGCCTGCACGCCAGGTGATCGAAACGCCGCCTGCCGCCCCGCCTTTGCCCAAACTGGAGCAAAGCGACAGTTTCGCGCTCGATGCGATCTCAGGCCTGGTGGCCAATGGATCGTTGATGAAACTGATCCATGCGCAGCGACTGATAAACAATATCGTTGCCACCATCGATAATCTTCCCCAGCAGCGAGTGCCCGCAAATATCATGCCGTTCGATCCCCCTTCAGGGCACTTTGTCGTAACCAGCAGCGGGGCCGACCTGACCATCAATTCAAGGAACGCGAATCGCTATGCATCCTATGTGAGCCTCGCCGGGGCAGTGGATGCAAAACAACTGGTTGAACTGTATGTCCGCCTGTATCCGCTGTTTCAGCAGTCGTACGAAGAGCTTGGTTACCCGAAGAGATATTTCAATGACCGGTTGATCGAGGCGATAGACGACCTGCTGGATACGCCGGACGTCAAGGAGCCGATCCAGCTGGTACAGCCAAAGTATTTCTATCTTTATGCCGATCCCGACTTGGAGGCGAGCTCTATCGGCCAGAAGATCATGATCCGGTTGGGCAGCAAGAACCGGAAGATAGTGAAGAACAAGTTGCTTGAGATCAAACAGGAGCTCAGCCAGCACATGCAAGACATCAAGGCCGGCAAGGCAGACTGA